In Ureibacillus thermophilus, the genomic stretch GTGGATTGAAATTCACGACCAGTGCCGCTTACAAACACAGGCTTACGTCGCACCTTACATTAGGTGCGTGGATTGAAATTTTTTTGATTTCACTCTCAATCGCCATGTAAGCTAGTCGCACCTTACATTAGGTGCGTGGATTGAAATAAATAGGTATGTGTAACCACCAGAACGTAATCTGGTCGCACCTTACATTAGGTGCGTGGATTGAAATCGAAATCAAAGAAAATGTACTATCCCGGTGTGTAGTCGCACCTTACATTAGGTGCGTGGATTGAAATATCTGCTATTGACATAGCTCTACCTGCTTCTGTCGTCGCACCTTACATTAGGTGCGTGGATTGAAATTCGTAGTTGATTCAGGCGTATTAACGCCGATTAAGTCGCACCTTACATTAGGTGCGTGGATTGAAATCTTTCATTATCCCTGTTGTTATGAGCGCTCCGAAGTCGCACCTTACATTAGGTGCGTGGATTGAAATAATCTGCAAGTCGGTGAAAATAAAATCGGCTTTAGTCGCACCTTACATTAGGTGCGTGGATTGAAATGGCTATATCGCATCAAACATCACAATCCGTAAAGGTCGCACCTTACATTAGGTGCGTGGATTGAAATAATCATAGCAGTCGTTTTACCGTCACCTTGACGACGTCGCACCTTACATTAGGTGCGTGGATTGAAATGATGGTTGGTATTTTAGCGATTAGCCAATTTGCTGTCGCACCTTACATTAGGTGCGTGGATTGAAATTTTTGTTAAGATGATATTTTCGTAGCCTAATGGGGTCGCACCTTACATTAGGTGCGTGGATTGAAATTTTGCTAAATGCTCCATATATTAATGCAGTTACAGTCGCACCTTACATTAGGTGCGTGGATTGAAATACAATGAATCTGTTTGATAAATGTGCCAAGAAATGGTCGCACCTTACATTAGGTGCGTGGATTGAAATAACAGTTCTTTCCTTTCTTGTGTTATCTGTTCTCGTCGCACCTTACATTAGGTGCGTGGATTGAAATTATCATGGCAGTCGTTTTACCGTCACCTTGACGAGTCGCACCTTACATTAGGTGCGTGGATTGAAATCATATTTTCTACCTCCACACTTTAATTAATTTATTGTCGCACCTTACATTAGGTGCGTAAGCGTCAAATCTTGCACACCTTCTTGATGTGCTAATTTCATGAGATAATCTCCTCAAGATGAAATTGAAGGAGTTTTTTTTATGCCTAAGAATCCTGAATTACGTAAGGTTTGGGAACAACGAATCGCTGACTATCGTAAAAGCGGTCAAACTCAAGTAAACTGGTGCAAGGAAAATCAATGGAGTATTCACCAGTTTAAATACTGGTTAAGAAAAATTGAAAATCCAATAAACAATCAAGGAAAGTCTACAAAATGGGCATCCGTTACCCTAGAAGATCATTCACAAACAGTTGAAAATTCATTACGGATTGAAATTAGTGGGATTTCAATTGNNNNNNNNNNNNNNNNNNNNNNNNNNNNNNNNNNNNNNNNNNNNNNNNNNNNNNNNNNNNNNNNNNNNNNNNNNNNNNNNNNNNNNNNNNNNNNNNNNNNTTGAAAGTGATTGATGGTGGGGAAACTGTTTAATCTTATTTGGGGAATTCTGTTGAGTTCTATTTGTGGAAAACTGTTGATTCTAGTTTAGCGTTTACATCCTCCCATGAGACTCCTATTTTGGTTTCTCTTGGATATTTTATTAGATATCTTTCATTTGTTTCGGGATGTATTAATTCTTCTTTTGCAAGTGTACTTTTTCCACCATAGCCTATTCGTGTCCAATGGCTGATATCTTTCAAATACAATACCCTCCGATATAGAAAATTATGCACTGTATGAAAATTTCCAAATTATTATTAAAAGGATATGGTTTGATTAAATTCATGAAAAGAAAATGATTGGTCTTTTTGAACATATTACTTATTTCATATTCAATAATACAATATAGTTTTTGAATTTAATAATTTTTGGTTAAAGTTTTAATTTTTATAAATAATGGGGAATATGTTTAACTTAATTAAAATGATAAGGTATCAAAAATTCTCCCATTCCTACATACACACTCGCCTTCTGTTATAATAAATCCCTGTAAACTCCAAAACCGCTCTATTTTCTTCTTTATTTTTCCATTTCTGTAACTTTGATGAGCCCTTGAAAGCGTTGATTAATGCCGTTTTGGTGTTTTCTGTTACACCAATCCCTTTTCATTTAAAAAACTAATGGTACAATGAATTCAGTATGAAGGACAAGCGAGGAATTGGTATGAAAAAATTTGAAGAAAAAACCGTTCATTCGACAGAGATTTATAAAGGAAAAGTTGTGACGTTAACAGTGGATGATGTGATTTTGCCAAATGGGAAACCTTCCAAACGGGAAATTATCCATCATCCGGGGGCTGTTGCGATCATTCCTATCACGAAAGATGGAAAGATTGTTTTTGTGGAACAATATCGAAAAGCATTGGAACGTTCCATTGTTGAAATTCCAGCTGGGAAGCTCGAGCCGGGAGAGGAGCCGGCCGTTTGTGCAAGAAGGGAATTGGAAGAGGAAACAGGGTACGGTGCGAAGGAATTAACTTATATTCAGTCCTTTTACACATCTCCTGGATTTGCCAATGAAATCATTCACCTTTTTGTTGCGGAAGATTTATATAAAATTGAAGAAAAACGGGAATCCGATGAAGATGAGTTTGTTTCCATCATTGAGGCAACCGTTGAAGAAGCGGAAGAAATGGTGAAAACTCAGCAAATCTATGATGCTAAAACCGCCTTTAGCATACTTTGGGTAAAATTAAACAAAATGTAAAATTATGAAGAACGAATTTTTGATAGAATTTAAAAAAATTCGTACTAATAATACTAGTGGACGAGCATAAGCTGTTAACAACGAAAGGAGAATGCTTATGTTTCGTTCCGTTTATTTCATTCAATATGCTTTTTTACTAGCAATTGGATTTGTCAGTGGCGTGATATGTTTTCAAGCCTTTTCTTTGGACAAGTCTATGAATCTTATTAAATTATTAGATCCTAGAGTCTTAGAATTATCCGATGTAACCCTTTGGCAAATCTTTCTTCCTATTATTGTATGGGGATTATTTGTATTATTTTTTACAACCCATCCATATCTCCATTTTTTTGCTAAACTAGTAGTAGCTGTGAAAGCGACATTTTTTGGATTTGGTTCAGTTTTTTTGCTGACGCAACAGGAATCAATTCTAGTATATAGTGTTTGGTGGTTTCCATTTCAGTTGATTTATTGTATCTTACTATTAGCGTTATGTTCCGTCTTTGGAGCCCGAAAAGCTGGACCAAATCGAAAGTTTGTATTTAATAAGAAATTATTTTTTACATTGGCCGTCGCATTTACCATTATGGGATTAGGGGAAATAATGGTGATTTCATATATTATTAACTAACACTATTCTTGTAATTGCTTTTATTCTTTTGTTATAATGGAATGTGTTTAGGAGGGCGTCATATGGAAAGCCGTATTGATCGTATAAAAAAGCAGTTACATAGTGCTGGCTATAAACTGACGCCACAACGTGAAGCGACAGTTGCAGTACTATTGGAACACGAAGAAGACCATTTAAGCGCAGAAGATGTTTACTTATTGGTGAAAGAAAAAGCGCCTGAAATCGGTCTTGCCACAGTGTATCGCACTCTTGAGTTGTTAACGGAATTGAAAATTGTCGATAAAATTAATTTTGGAGATGGCGTATCTAGATACGACCTTCGACAAGAGGGTGCCAAACACTTTCATCATCATTTAGTTTGTATTGAATGTGGCTCAGTGGATGAAATTCAAGAAGATTTGCTAGAAGAGGTAGAAATGGTCGTAGAAAAACGATGGAATTTCATTATTAAAGATCATCGACTCACATTCCATGGAATTTGTCATCGATGCCAAGAAAAGGGAACAATAGAAAATGAATAATGAGGCTGGGACATAAACAAAAAATTAAAGGGACAGTTGAAAGAGTTTTGATAAAAAATTGATATAACGAAAAATTGATTGAAGTGACGGGGCGAGTTCCTGTCTCGCACGCTTAGTCGCAAAGCGGAGCAAGCTCAAGGAAGTAAATTCAAAGTTTTCCTGTGACGAGCCCTCTCGAGACCACGAGGAGCGAAGGAATGACTCAGAGGATGCTCGAGCCGGGCCCGCGGAAAGCGTCCCCGGAACGGAAATCAATTTTAATAACAAATCTAAAAAACATCATTTTCTCCTTGGAGAAAATGATGTCAGCTTGTAGACAAAGTCCCTAACTAGTGGCCAAATCTACAGGCTTTTTTTGTATAATAGGGATAGAATTCTTGGTTAACGGGGGAAATTTAGGATGTTACAAGAATCTTAGAAAATGATGAGCAAAAAAAAGACAAACCCCAACTCAAATGAAGCATTTGAGTTGGGGTTTGTCGACAGTCTGACATCATTTTCTCCTTGGAGAAAATGATGTTTTTTTTAGATTTATTCCAACCTCGTTTTTTGTTGAAATGTTTTTGTTGTTATTATGTTCGAAGAAAGATATTCCATATATGCGATTATTTTCTTCTTTGCTTGCTTTCTATTCTCACTTAATTTAAAATTTTCTTATTATTTCCTTTTCATTTGAAAAAAAGGAGAATTGCAGCTTTTGAAACTATGAAAAGTGTTTCATATAATCGAAATTTGATTGTCAGTATATTGCTTGCGGCATCTTTTGTTTCTTTGCTGAATCAAACGTTGCTCATTGTGGCATTGTCATTAATAGTGGAAGAATTTCCCATAAGCCCAATACTGGCCCAATAGGTGACAACGGGCTTCATGCTGGTCAATGGTGTCATGATTCCCATTACCGCCTTTCTGATTGGAAAATATAGCAGCAAAGCTTTATTAATTTTTGATCTTGGCATTTTTGCCATTGGAACCTTGATTGGTGCTATCACGCCGAATTTTTGGCTACTCATCGTTGCAAGGATCGTTCAGGCCATCGGGGGCGGGTATGTTGATGCCGTTGATGCAGACGGTGATTTTCTCCATCTATCCCGTGGAAAAACGCGGGTTAGCGATGGGGATGAGCGGATTGGTGGTCGGTTTTGCTCCGGCTATCGGACCGACTCTTGCAGGAAGGAATCAAAATCGTCTTTTTCGTTGCGATGCTTTTCGGTGCGGTCGACCTGCTTCTCTCCTTCTTCCTTACAAAAAAGGAAAAGTTTCCGATGGAAAGCGAGAATTGATTGTTTCCTAGCAACACTTGATAAGGATAGCCGAGCAGAAAGAAATGCCTGAATCTATCCTTTCCATTGTTTTGTTATCAGAAAATTCCGTCATATGTTGGGCGGGCGGTTTAAAACAAGATTCATTGATTGAGAGGTGGGGTCACCTTGAAACGTATTCACTATAGTTGGGTTATATTAATCATTTCATTTTTCTCCATTCTGGCAGCAGGAATCGTGGTTTCATCCTCTGGCGTTTTCTTGAGCCCATTTGAGAAAGAATTTGGCTGGGATCGCTCCATCATTTCCCTTTCCTTTGGAATCTGCATGCTTTTCTACGGAATAGCAGGCCCTTTTATGGCCGCCTTATTGGAAAAATGGAAAATGAAGAAAATGATACTCGCTTCAATGGGAATTTTGCTGGCCGGGCTCTTTTTGACCTTCTTCATGAAACAATCCTGGCAATTGATTATCATCTGGGGAACAATCCTTGGTCTCGGTTCCAGTCTTTTTTTAACCGTTCTAAGTCCCTATGTGGCGAATCATTGGTTCAAGGAAAAAAGAGGGCTTGCCACCGGGATCCTGGCAGCGAGCACCGCAACGGGCCAGTTACTATTACTGCCCATCTTGGCGATGATTATTGAAAATTATTCATGGCGTTCAGCAATCGGGTTCATCATTGCGATTCTGATGGTAATGACCCTGATCATCTTTTTCTTTATGAAAAATTCGCCCAAGGAAATGGGGATTTTACCCTATGGCCAACTTGAGGAGATGGAGGAAACAAAGAATACACACCATGGCAATCCTGTCGTGGTAGCATTCGGGGGATTGGCTGAAGCCGTAAAGAAAAAAGAATTTTGGTTGTTGGCCGGAAGTTTCTTTATTTGCGGCTGTTCAACAATAGGGCTAATCGGGACCCATTTTGTATCCTATTGCATCAGTTTTGGGATCCCGCTTGTCACCGCAGCTTCACTGCTCTCTTTTATGGGGATTTTTAATATTTTGGGGACGACGCTCTCCGGTTGGCTGTCTGACCGTTTTGATAATCGATGGCTGCTATTTTTTTACTATCTTTTAAGAGGAATTTCTTTAGTGGTGCTGCCATTTTTATTAATGAACGGCCACATGGCCTGGCTTATTGTATTTACCGTGTTTTACGGCTTGGATTGGATTGCCACGGTGCCTCCAACCATCAATATTTCAAGGCAAATATTTGGCGTGCAGAAGAGTGCGGTCATTTACGGCTGGGTATATGCTGCCCACCAGGCTGGCGCCGCTTTCGCCGCCTACGGGGGAGGACTGGTCTATAAATACTTTAATACGTATACATGGGCTTTTTTTATGGCAGGCATTTTCTGTGTTTTAGCAAGCCTATTTGTCATTGTGATCAAAAAACAGCAACATTAGATTTTCAGATTTATCCATAGGGGGACATTGGGTGAAGATATGCAACACCTCAATACCCATAAAAAAGAGCGAAAATTCTTCGCTCTTTTTGTCGGATGAATGGCCTGGCTTCTATTTGGATTATTATTATTCAAATAATTTCGGATAAATCGTTTTTTGCGATCAATACCACCGCTTCCGCAATGCGTGGGCCAGGTCTGTCTAAAATATCCGCATTCAATTCATAGACATTCCCATTTTTAATCGCTATCACGGGTTCCCAACCTAGTCGGGATTTGATTTCTTCTGCAGGATTTTCAGCATAATACACTGTTGTAATGATGGCATCCGGATTCCGGTTGATGAGATCTTCTTCTGTTATAGAGAACCAACCTTGTTGATCCGCATAAATATTTTCAACACCGGTCGCTTCAATCAGCTCCTGTTGGAATGTGCCTGAACCGATGGACCAAATATCCGGTGCAGGAGCGATTTCAAAATAGACTTTTTTCTTCTGCTTAATTTGATCTGTTTTTTCTTTTATGGCAGCAAACTGATCTTTAATTTTTTCAACCAATTTTTTACCTTTGTCTTCAATGCCCATCACTTGGGCAATTTGTCCGATGTCGCCGTACACATCCTCAATAGAGCTGGCGGATTGGGTGACAAACACTTTCAATCCCGTGCTTTCCAACTGCTCCACTTGTTCCTCTCCGCCCATTGTGTAGGCAAATCGCACATCCGGATTCAATTCAATGACCCTTTCCAAGTTCACATTGATTGTGTCGGATACTTTTTCAATGTTTTGCACTTCTTCCCGCCATTTATCGTAATCTGTCACACCGATCACTTTGTGGCCAACGCCCAATTCAAATAAAATTTCCGTATTGCTTGGCTGCAACGAAATGACGGTTTCAGGCACTTTATCAAATGTGATTTCCACCCCGTGATCATCCGCCACCGTGTATGAATCGCCGGGTTTTTTGGGCTCTATAATATTTGGTGTTGGTGGATACAACCAGCACCATTTTTTTACATAAAAAAATGAGACATGTGACAAACTCTGGTAAAATGTAATCGACCAAAACCACATTTACAAGGAGTGATGTCACATGTCTCATCATTATTCTATACGTAATTTATTAAATATTAAAGATAAAAATATCACATTTGATGAAAATTTTTGTGCAGAAGAACTCATTAAAGGGGTCCAATCAAAAGTCTTTTATGGCCAATTAACTTATCAACCAAAAGCTTGTTATGCTTGTGGCCATGTATTCGATGATCAAATCATTAAACACGGTTTTAAAACGTCTCTCATTAAAATGCCTAGTGTTTCAGGTTTTCATACCTATTTAAAATTGCGTAAACAGCGTTCTTTCTGTAAACATTGTCATTCCACGTTTACTTTAAAAACGAGCGTCGTGGCTAAAAACTATTGCATTTCCAACAATATCAAAGTATCAATTGCTTTAAACGCCAAAGATAAAATCTCCGAAAAAGATATTGCGATGAAACATAATGTATCTTATGCCACTGTCAGTAGAGTCATTGACAGCTTTTATAGCTACTATCAGCCGAATGTTCACTATCTTCCTAAGCACCTGTGTTTTGATGAGTTTAAATCAGTGAAATCCGCAGCTGGAGCGATGGCCTTTATTTTCTGCGACTCTGAAACGGGGGAGATGGTGGATATCGTGGAGGACCGAAGATTACCTGTCCTCAAAGAGTATTTCTTACGGTATTCCAAGAAGGCGAGAGATGCGGTAAAAACGATTGTCATCGATATGTACAGCCCTTATATTTCCAAGAAGTTTTCCCTAAAGCGGAAATCATACTCGACAAATTCCATATCCTCCAACTATTTAGCAGAGCTTTAAACAAAACGCGCATCAACGTTATGAATCGGGATAAAAAGAATTACAATAAATTGAAAACATACTGGAAGCTCCTTTGAGTTATATCAATACGTACAACATTGCATCAAAATCAAAGACTTTGAGCTCCTATAGAAAACATTAGAGAATAAACAAAATATCGTTTCCAGCTATATGAAAACCGCCATCAAGACAATCAACAAATACATCCATTACGTGGAGAATACGTTGAAATACGATTATAACAACGGCATTTTAGAGGGGATTCATAACAAAATCAAGGTGATGAAACGCATTTCTTTCGGTTATCGCTGCTTCCACCATTTTAAAAATCGGATTATGATTACCCAAAATTTAATCACAATGAAAAAAGCTTAGAGGATTCGAAGTTCCTTTTTAAGCTGTACGGTTGCATATACCAGAAAAGTCACTAAAACTTTTCACCAACATCATTTGACAAAGAACCGAAAAATGCAGTAAATTTTTGTATATATTTGGAATTATTTTGGAAATTTACGTAAATACGAGGTTCTATTCATGCTTGTATGAGGTCAAAAAAATCTCTATTATTGAGATAAGGAAGGGACGTGAAAAAAATGAGAGAAGCGCAGGAAGCCCTCCTAGATTATCTCCATTTTCTAAGAGTGGAGCGGCAATATTCTGAGAATACATTGTCTTCTTATCGAAGAGATTTACAAGATTATGTGGAACATCTACATAAAGAACAACAGGTGGAACATTTAAATGCAGTGGAACGGGCAAACATTTTGCTTTATTTGGAACATTTAAAACAAAATGGTAAATCTTCCCGCACCATTGCTCGACACATATCATCGATTCGTTCATTTCATCAGTTTTTATTAAGGGAAAAAATTACTGATTATGATCCGACAGTTCATATTGACATGCCTCAAATTGAGAAAACGCTGCCCAAAGTGTTATCCATTGCAGAAATTGAAGCGTTATTGCAAGCTCCCGATCAATCCAAACCCCAAGGAATCCGGGATGTGGCAATGATTGAATTGCTATATGGAACCGGTATGCGAATTAGCGAATGTGTTGAGTTGAATTTAGAAGATGTACACTTGTCGATGGGGTTTGTCCGCATTTTCGGGAAAGGCGGGAAAGAACGCATCGTGCCTCTAGGAAAAAGCGCTCTTATCGCCTGTGAAAGATATTTGGAAAAAGCCCGCCATGAGTTGCAAGGCAATTATATGAAAACAGACGCTTTTTTTATTAATCGCCGCGGAAAACGTTTAACTCGGCAAGGATGTTGGAAAATATTGAAGCAGCATGCCCTAGCTGCAAACATCAAAAAAGAAATGACTCCCCATATATTGCGCCACAGTTTTGCCACTCATTTAATTGAAAATGGGGCTGATCTTCGTGCAGTTCAAGAAATGTTGGGACATGCAGACATTTCCACTACCCAAATTTATACGCATATTAGCAAAACAAGACTTTCCGAAGTATATAAACAATTCCATCCACGAGCATAAGAGGGAAGATAGGAGGAAAACAGATGCAATTATTTAAACGCATTCATTTAATTGTCATGGACTCCGTTGGGATTGGAGAAGCGCCCGATGCAGAAAAATTCGGCGATGTGGGAGCGGATACTCTTGGCCATATTGCAGAGGCGCTGGACGGGCTTCATGTGCCGAATTTGGAATCGCTAGGGTTAGGGAATATTCGCGAAATGAAAGGCATTCAGAAAGTTTCAAAACCAAAAGCTTATTTTGGAAAAATGCAGGAAGCGTCAGCGGGAAAAGATACGATGACCGGACATTGGGAGATTATGGGGCTTCGCGTCGATAAACCGTTTAAAGTCTATCCGAACGGCTTTCCGGAAGAACTCATTCGCCAACTTGAAAAAGAAACAGGGCGGAAAGTCATCGGCAATAAACCGGCAAGCGGTACGGCGATTATTGAAGAGTTGGGGAAAGAACATATGGAAACAGGAGCCATTATTGTATATACATCCGCCGATCCAGTTCTTCAAATTGCTGCCCACGAAGAAGTGATTCCATTAGAAGAGCTCTACAAAATTTGTGAGATTGCAAGAAAGCTTACGCTAGAGCCTGCTTATTTAGTAGGCCGGGTCATCGCTCGTCCATTTGTCGGAACACCTGGTAATTTTACTCGTACTGCCAACCGCCACGATTATGCTATAAAGCCTTTCGGAAGAACGACGATGAATGAATTAAAAGATCATGGCTTCGATGTCATTGCCCTTGGAAAAATTTCAGATATTTATAATGGGGAAGGGGTAACAGAAGCCATTCGTACAAAAAACAATATGGATGGAATAGATAAATTAGTAGAAACCATAAAACGAGATTTCCATGGACTGAGCTTTATAAATTTAGTTGATTTCGACGCCTTATATGGACATCGCAGAGACCCAATAGGATATGGAAAAGCCTTGGAAGATTTTGATGGGCGCCTTCCGGAAGTGTTGGATTTATTGCGGGACGATGATCTGCTTATTATTACGGCCGATCATGGAAATGACCCAACTTTTAAAGGAACTGACCATACGCGGGAATATGTGCCGCTCCTCGTTTATTCTAAGAAATTGAAAGAGGCGGGGAACTTAGGATTGCGTGAAACTTTTAGTGATATTGCCGCAACAATTGCGGAAAACTTCAATATTCCTGCTCCTGCCTATGGAACGAGCTTTTTATCTAGTTTGAAATAGGAGTGAGCCAAATGAGAATGGTGGATATTATTGAAAAAAAGCGGGATGGAAAAGAGCTTTCGACGGAAGAAATTCAGTTTTTCGTGAAAGGCTACACAGAAGGCACGATTCCAGATTATCAAGCAGCCAGTTTATTGATGGCCATCTACTTCCAAGACATGACGGAACGGGAACGGACGGATTTAACATTGGCGATGGTGGAATCGGGGGATACGATTGATTTGTCACTGATTGAAGGAATCAAGTGTGACAAACATTCTACTGGTGGAGTGGGGGATAAAGTAACCCTCTGTTTATCTCCCATGGTTGCCGCCTGCGGAGTACCTGTTGCCAAAATGAGCGGACGCGGGCTAGGCCATACGGGTGGAACGATTGATAAGCTGGAATCCATCCCCGGCTTTCAAGTGGAGCTGACAAGTGAACAGTTTATCCAACAAGTCAATGATATTAAAATGGCCGTTGTCAGCCAAAGCGGAAATTTGACACCTGCTGATAAGAAAATCTATGCATTGCGCGATGTAACGGGTACAGTTCCAAGCATTCCGCTGATTGCCAGCTCCATCATGTCAAAAAAAATTGCCAGCGGCGCGGATGCCATTGTATTGGACGTGAAAGTCGGCGAAGGGGCCTTTATGAAAACGGTGAAAGAGGCAGAAGAATTGGCTCATGCAATGGTGACAATCGGCAACCGTGTCGGAAGAAAAACGATTGCGATTTTATCCGATATGAGCCAGCCATTAGGATATGCGGTCGGAAATGCTTTAGAGGTGAAAGAAGCCATTGACGTATTGAAAGGAGAGGGACCGGAAGATGTGAAAGAACTTTGCCTGACCCTCGGCTCTTATATGGTTTTCCTCAGCGGAAAAGCGCCGTCCATTGAAAAGGCAAGGGAAATGTTGAAAGATGTTTTAAACAGCGGCAAAGGGTTAGAAACTTTTAAAGCATTTATTAAGGCCCAGGGCGGCAATACAGCCATTGTCGATCATCCGAAATTATTGCCGCAAGCAAAATACAAAATCGAAATCCCTGCAGAACAGTCAGGGTATATCAAAAAAATTGTGGCCAATGAAATCGGCGTTGCCGCAATGCTTTTAGGTGCAGGACGGGAAACGAAAGATTCATCGATCGACTTGTCTGTAGGAATCGTTTTGAACAAAAAAGTGGGAGATTTTGTCGAAAAAGGAGAAACATTGGCAACCATTTACTCCAACAAAGAAAATATAGAAGAAATCAAAGAGAAAATTTATTCCAATATCCTCGTGATAAATGATAAAGTAGATAAACCGGCTTTGATTAAAGGAATTATTGCCGAGTAATTTTATTACAGTAGAGCGTGTTAGAAATGAAAGTTTTCTTTCTAGCACGTTCATTTTTATAGAAAACCCCTAAAAGTCAGAATTTTCTATAAAAAGATTTTGAAAAATATTATTTTTTTATAAAGAATGTGACAATTTTATGAAAATTATATATTATAGAACTTAACAAAGCATTTTTTGGACATAAAAAAGAAAAAGAAGGGGTAAAATGGACAAATTTTGGCGGGGTAGATTTGAAGGGTATTCATTTCAATCTTTTAAAAGGGATGTAGTTTCAGGTACAATTGTCGGCATTGTAGCCATTCCATTGGCAATGTCCTTTGCCATTGCCTCTGGGGTCAAGCCGGAGTACGGAATTTATACAGCCATCATTGCGGGGATATTAATCTCATTATTGGGAGGGTCAAAATATCAAATCGGCGGTCCCACCGGTGCATTTGTGCCAATTTTATTAGGCATTGTGCTCGTTTATGGCTATGAAGATTTGCTTTTAGCAGGTTTAATGGCGGGC encodes the following:
- the tnpA gene encoding IS66 family insertion sequence element accessory protein TnpA: MPKNPELRKVWEQRIADYRKSGQTQVNWCKENQWSIHQFKYWLRKIENPINNQGKSTKWASVTLEDHSQTVENSLRIEISGISI
- a CDS encoding NUDIX domain-containing protein, with amino-acid sequence MKKFEEKTVHSTEIYKGKVVTLTVDDVILPNGKPSKREIIHHPGAVAIIPITKDGKIVFVEQYRKALERSIVEIPAGKLEPGEEPAVCARRELEEETGYGAKELTYIQSFYTSPGFANEIIHLFVAEDLYKIEEKRESDEDEFVSIIEATVEEAEEMVKTQQIYDAKTAFSILWVKLNKM
- a CDS encoding Fur family transcriptional regulator; its protein translation is MESRIDRIKKQLHSAGYKLTPQREATVAVLLEHEEDHLSAEDVYLLVKEKAPEIGLATVYRTLELLTELKIVDKINFGDGVSRYDLRQEGAKHFHHHLVCIECGSVDEIQEDLLEEVEMVVEKRWNFIIKDHRLTFHGICHRCQEKGTIENE
- a CDS encoding MFS transporter, producing MKRIHYSWVILIISFFSILAAGIVVSSSGVFLSPFEKEFGWDRSIISLSFGICMLFYGIAGPFMAALLEKWKMKKMILASMGILLAGLFLTFFMKQSWQLIIIWGTILGLGSSLFLTVLSPYVANHWFKEKRGLATGILAASTATGQLLLLPILAMIIENYSWRSAIGFIIAILMVMTLIIFFFMKNSPKEMGILPYGQLEEMEETKNTHHGNPVVVAFGGLAEAVKKKEFWLLAGSFFICGCSTIGLIGTHFVSYCISFGIPLVTAASLLSFMGIFNILGTTLSGWLSDRFDNRWLLFFYYLLRGISLVVLPFLLMNGHMAWLIVFTVFYGLDWIATVPPTINISRQIFGVQKSAVIYGWVYAAHQAGAAFAAYGGGLVYKYFNTYTWAFFMAGIFCVLASLFVIVIKKQQH
- a CDS encoding ABC transporter substrate-binding protein; translated protein: MEITFDKVPETVISLQPSNTEILFELGVGHKVIGVTDYDKWREEVQNIEKVSDTINVNLERVIELNPDVRFAYTMGGEEQVEQLESTGLKVFVTQSASSIEDVYGDIGQIAQVMGIEDKGKKLVEKIKDQFAAIKEKTDQIKQKKKVYFEIAPAPDIWSIGSGTFQQELIEATGVENIYADQQGWFSITEEDLINRNPDAIITTVYYAENPAEEIKSRLGWEPVIAIKNGNVYELNADILDRPGPRIAEAVVLIAKNDLSEII
- a CDS encoding transposase, with amino-acid sequence MKTAIKTINKYIHYVENTLKYDYNNGILEGIHNKIKVMKRISFGYRCFHHFKNRIMITQNLITMKKA
- the xerD gene encoding site-specific tyrosine recombinase XerD, whose protein sequence is MREAQEALLDYLHFLRVERQYSENTLSSYRRDLQDYVEHLHKEQQVEHLNAVERANILLYLEHLKQNGKSSRTIARHISSIRSFHQFLLREKITDYDPTVHIDMPQIEKTLPKVLSIAEIEALLQAPDQSKPQGIRDVAMIELLYGTGMRISECVELNLEDVHLSMGFVRIFGKGGKERIVPLGKSALIACERYLEKARHELQGNYMKTDAFFINRRGKRLTRQGCWKILKQHALAANIKKEMTPHILRHSFATHLIENGADLRAVQEMLGHADISTTQIYTHISKTRLSEVYKQFHPRA
- the deoB gene encoding phosphopentomutase, with protein sequence MQLFKRIHLIVMDSVGIGEAPDAEKFGDVGADTLGHIAEALDGLHVPNLESLGLGNIREMKGIQKVSKPKAYFGKMQEASAGKDTMTGHWEIMGLRVDKPFKVYPNGFPEELIRQLEKETGRKVIGNKPASGTAIIEELGKEHMETGAIIVYTSADPVLQIAAHEEVIPLEELYKICEIARKLTLEPAYLVGRVIARPFVGTPGNFTRTANRHDYAIKPFGRTTMNELKDHGFDVIALGKISDIYNGEGVTEAIRTKNNMDGIDKLVETIKRDFHGLSFINLVDFDALYGHRRDPIGYGKALEDFDGRLPEVLDLLRDDDLLIITADHGNDPTFKGTDHTREYVPLLVYSKKLKEAGNLGLRETFSDIAATIAENFNIPAPAYGTSFLSSLK
- a CDS encoding pyrimidine-nucleoside phosphorylase, with protein sequence MRMVDIIEKKRDGKELSTEEIQFFVKGYTEGTIPDYQAASLLMAIYFQDMTERERTDLTLAMVESGDTIDLSLIEGIKCDKHSTGGVGDKVTLCLSPMVAACGVPVAKMSGRGLGHTGGTIDKLESIPGFQVELTSEQFIQQVNDIKMAVVSQSGNLTPADKKIYALRDVTGTVPSIPLIASSIMSKKIASGADAIVLDVKVGEGAFMKTVKEAEELAHAMVTIGNRVGRKTIAILSDMSQPLGYAVGNALEVKEAIDVLKGEGPEDVKELCLTLGSYMVFLSGKAPSIEKAREMLKDVLNSGKGLETFKAFIKAQGGNTAIVDHPKLLPQAKYKIEIPAEQSGYIKKIVANEIGVAAMLLGAGRETKDSSIDLSVGIVLNKKVGDFVEKGETLATIYSNKENIEEIKEKIYSNILVINDKVDKPALIKGIIAE